Proteins from a genomic interval of Acipenser ruthenus chromosome 46, fAciRut3.2 maternal haplotype, whole genome shotgun sequence:
- the LOC117966121 gene encoding leucine-rich repeat transmembrane neuronal protein 4-like isoform X2, whose translation MGFLVGVGRLLQAWLLVSLSLAERPCPRSCRCDGKIVYCESNAFRDVPSNVSAGCQGLSLRYNSLQKLRAGHFSRLHQLIWLYLDHNYITVVDGDAFQGTRRLKELILSSNKISQLSNRTFHAVTNLRNLDLSYNKLQTLQPEQLRGLRKLLSLHLRSNALKSIPIRVFQDCRNLEFLDLGYNRLRSLTRNAFAGLLKLTELHLEHNQFSKVNFAHFPRLFNLRALYLQWNRIRSLSQGLSWTWSSLQKLDLSGNDIQAVEASMFQCLPNLQTLNLDSNKLSNVSQEAVNAWISLTTISLAGNVWECNPSLCPLVAWLRNFKGNKETTMICAGPKLVQGEKVMEAVDNYSICKETPPPATERLPPAAQTPDRPRFLPHPTLPRQGEFHSSPPSPSPSTGQTSAPESEFEHVSFHKIIAGSVALFLSVAMILLVIYVSWKRYPSSLKQLQQRSLVRKRRKQTREAERPLSSPLQEYYVDYKPTNSETMDVLVNGTGPCTYTISGSRECEV comes from the exons ATGG GATTCCTGGTGGGGGTTGGGCGTCTGCTCCAGGCGTGGCTCCTCGTGTCTCTGTCCCTGGCGGAGCGGCCATGCCCGCGGAGTTGCCGCTGCGATGGGAAGATCGTGTACTGCGAGTCCAACGCCTTCCGCGACGTTCCAAGCAACGTGTCCGCAGGCTGCCAGGGCCTGTCCCTGCGCTACAACAGCCTGCAGAAGCTGCGTGCCGGCCACTTCTCCAGGCTCCACCAGCTCATCTGGCTGTACCTGGACCACAACTACATCACTGTCGTAGACGGAGACGCCTTCCAGGGCACCCGCAGACTCAAAGAGCTGATCCTGAGCTCCAACAAGATCTCCCAGCTGAGCAACCGCACCTTCCACGCCGTGACCAACCTGCGCAACCTCGACCTGTCCTACAACAAGCTGCAGACTCTTCAGCCGGAGCAGCTCCGAGGTTTGAGGAAGCTGCTGAGCCTGCACCTGCGCTCCAATGCCCTCAAGAGCATTCCCATCCGAGTGTTCCAGGACTGCCGCAACCTGGAGTTTCTAGACCTGGGCTACAACCGGCTGCGCAGCCTGACCCGCAACGCCTTCGCTGGCCTGCTCAAGCTCACCGAGCTGCACCTGGAGCACAACCAGTTCTCCAAGGTCAACTTTGCCCACTTCCCGCGGCTCTTCAACCTGCGCGCCCTCTACCTGCAGTGGAACCGCATCCGCTCcctcagccagggcctctcctGGACCTGGAGTTCCCTGCAGAAGCTTGACCTCTCTGGGAACGACATCCAAGCCGTGGAGGCCAGCATGTTCCAGTGCCTGCCCAACCTCCAAACCCTCAACCTGGACTCCAACAAGCTCAGCAACGTCTCCCAGGAGGCCGTTAACGCCTGGATCTCTCTGACCACCATCAGCCTGGCAGGCAACGTCTGGGAGTGCAACCCCAGCCTCTGCCCTCTAGTGGCCTGGCTGCGGAACTTCAAAGGGAACAAGGAGACCACTATGATCTGCGCCGGGCCCAAGCTTGTGCAGGGGGAGAAGGTAATGGAGGCTGTGGACAATTACAGCATCTGTAAAGAGACCCCACCCCCAGCCACCGAACGACTACCCCCTGCTGCACAGACCCCAGACAGACCCAGGTTTCTCCCCCATCCCACTCTGCCCAGGCAGGGGGAGTTCCACAGCTCTCCTCCCAGCCCCTCGCCCTCCACCGGCCAGACCTCAGCCCCCGAGTCGGAGTTTGAACATGTCTCTTTCCACAAGATCATTGCGGGCAGCGTGGCGCTCTTCTTGTCAGTGGCGATGATCTTGCTGGTGATCTACGTGTCGTGGAAACGCTACCCAAGCAGCCTGAAGCAGCTGCAGCAGCGCTCGCTGGTCCGCAAGCGCCGGAAACAGACGCGGGAGGCGGAGCGGCCCCTCAGCTCCCCGCTGCAGGAGTATTACGTGGACTACAAACCCACGAACTCTGAGACCATGGATGTACTTGTCAATGGGACAGGACCCTGCACCTACACCATCTCAGGCTCCAGAGAATGTGAGGTATGA